One Epidermidibacterium keratini DNA segment encodes these proteins:
- the cbiE gene encoding precorrin-6y C5,15-methyltransferase (decarboxylating) subunit CbiE: protein MIDIVGVDAAGAALRDPAVRAMVADAEIVVGSDRLLDQLPDHEGQERVPWPSPLRPALPGLVCRIDGRRAVVLASGDPLVSGIGSTFVDLVGIDEIRIHPVVSSVALARARMGWSAEESTTVTLVGRKWDRLRLHLAPDERLVVLTHGDDAPQRIAGLLVEEGYGASTITVLGDLGADNESRLDLTAADVPAQPAGTIAAPRLHLCCIEVRRDAAHDGLSRVPGLPDSAYENDGQLTKQIVRAGAIAQLAPRPGELLWDLGAGSGSIGIEWSRQHPRNRAIAIERDEKRAQRIARNADRLGVPDLEVTVAASADAIAQLPPPDAVFIGGGLSTELIARCWNVLRAHGRLVVHAVTIESEQLLLAAHGEYGGQLVRLQVEELEPLGSMRGWKPARPIVQWSVTKPPSAEITLGSSELTLGSAEITLGSAGDER from the coding sequence GTGATCGACATCGTGGGAGTGGACGCCGCCGGCGCAGCGCTGCGCGATCCGGCTGTCCGCGCGATGGTCGCCGACGCCGAGATCGTCGTGGGCAGCGACCGTCTGCTAGATCAGCTGCCGGATCACGAGGGCCAGGAGCGGGTGCCGTGGCCGTCGCCGCTGCGCCCTGCGCTGCCGGGTCTGGTCTGCCGGATCGACGGGCGACGCGCCGTCGTACTCGCCAGCGGTGACCCTCTGGTCTCGGGGATCGGATCGACGTTCGTCGATCTTGTTGGCATCGACGAGATCCGGATCCATCCGGTCGTGTCCTCGGTCGCGCTCGCCCGTGCGCGGATGGGCTGGAGCGCTGAGGAGTCGACCACCGTCACCCTTGTCGGTCGCAAGTGGGACCGGTTGCGGCTGCACCTTGCCCCCGACGAACGCCTCGTCGTGCTCACCCACGGCGACGACGCGCCGCAACGCATCGCCGGCCTTCTCGTCGAGGAGGGGTATGGCGCATCGACGATCACCGTGCTCGGCGACCTGGGGGCTGACAACGAGTCGCGACTGGACCTGACCGCCGCGGACGTTCCCGCGCAGCCGGCCGGCACGATCGCCGCGCCGCGGTTGCACCTGTGCTGCATCGAGGTCCGCCGCGACGCCGCCCACGACGGGTTGTCTCGGGTGCCCGGGCTGCCGGATTCGGCGTACGAGAACGATGGCCAGCTGACGAAGCAGATCGTGCGCGCCGGTGCGATTGCCCAGCTCGCCCCGCGCCCCGGTGAGCTGCTGTGGGACCTCGGTGCCGGGTCCGGGTCGATCGGAATCGAGTGGTCGCGCCAGCATCCGCGCAACCGGGCGATCGCGATCGAGCGTGACGAGAAGCGCGCGCAGCGGATTGCGCGCAATGCCGACCGGCTCGGCGTCCCTGACCTTGAGGTGACCGTCGCGGCCAGCGCCGACGCGATCGCGCAGCTGCCACCGCCGGATGCGGTGTTCATCGGCGGCGGCCTGAGCACCGAGCTCATCGCGCGATGCTGGAACGTGCTGCGCGCGCACGGTCGCCTCGTCGTCCACGCGGTGACGATCGAGTCCGAGCAACTGCTGCTTGCTGCGCACGGCGAGTACGGCGGGCAGCTCGTGCGCCTGCAGGTCGAGGAGCTGGAGCCGCTGGGCTCGATGCGCGGCTGGAAGCCGGCCC
- a CDS encoding putative cobaltochelatase, whose product MTEFHPPVDASTFPFSAVVGADDMSLALILTSVSPEVGGVLIRGEKGTAKSTIVRALAQVLPTQRVVEGCRFGCDPAAPDPRCPDGPHLGARSVERAARLVELPIGASEDRVVGSLDLERALSTGVTSYEPGLLASANRGILYVDEVNLLHDHLVDLLLDAAAMGRSTVEREGFSVSHAARIVLVGTMNPEEGELRPQLLDRFGLTVEVAAPRDEQQRTDVIRRRLAFDAGPERFVAEYADQQRALRERIVAARDRLPRVQLSDRALATIARVCAGFEVDGMRADIVTTRAAAAHAAWHGREEITRGDIRAAALLALPHRRRRNPFDEPGLDEQLLDQLLGDDDPPPPPPPDDPPPPDDSPPPPADPSDNPADPRENSRDPRETAQDATDGQSAASDKPGAAPTGVAKPRGATYSPRLLTARGIGEGAAGKRSRALTATGKTVGVSEYADGRRLHLPATLRAAAPHQHARGRDGGKLLVHPRDLRRARTQGRESNLVLICVDASGSMGARKRMEQVKTAVLSLLLDAYRRRDKVAVIAFRGRGAELLLPPTSSVEAGARRLETLPHGGRTPLAEGLESVARLIEIERVRDPKRRPLLVLVTDGRATAGDNAVRRSHRAAAHLAATGLDSVVIDCETGKMRLGLARQLAVHLDAEYLPVGDLAAHAIVDAVEARDPRPRAA is encoded by the coding sequence ATGACCGAGTTCCACCCGCCGGTGGATGCGTCAACGTTCCCGTTCAGCGCCGTCGTCGGAGCCGACGACATGTCCCTCGCGCTCATCTTGACCTCGGTCTCGCCGGAGGTCGGCGGCGTACTCATCCGCGGCGAGAAGGGTACGGCGAAGTCGACCATCGTGCGCGCGCTCGCCCAAGTGCTTCCGACACAGCGCGTCGTCGAAGGCTGCCGCTTCGGCTGCGATCCGGCCGCGCCGGACCCGCGCTGCCCCGATGGCCCGCATCTCGGAGCGCGGTCGGTAGAGCGTGCCGCGCGACTGGTCGAACTGCCGATCGGGGCAAGTGAGGATCGCGTCGTCGGCTCGCTGGACCTCGAGCGCGCGCTCTCGACCGGTGTCACGTCGTACGAGCCAGGCCTGCTAGCCAGCGCCAACCGCGGAATCCTCTACGTCGACGAGGTCAACCTGCTGCACGACCATCTCGTCGACCTGCTGCTGGACGCAGCGGCCATGGGGCGCTCCACCGTCGAGCGTGAAGGGTTCTCGGTCAGCCACGCCGCGCGCATCGTGCTCGTCGGGACGATGAACCCCGAGGAGGGCGAGCTGCGACCCCAGCTGCTCGACCGGTTCGGGCTCACCGTCGAGGTCGCCGCGCCGCGCGATGAGCAGCAGCGCACCGACGTCATCCGGCGCCGCCTCGCCTTCGATGCGGGCCCCGAGCGGTTTGTCGCCGAGTACGCCGATCAGCAGCGGGCATTGCGCGAACGCATCGTTGCGGCGCGCGACCGCCTGCCTCGCGTCCAGCTGTCTGATCGCGCCCTCGCCACGATCGCCCGGGTCTGCGCCGGGTTTGAGGTCGACGGGATGCGCGCGGACATCGTCACCACGCGCGCCGCGGCCGCGCACGCGGCCTGGCATGGGCGGGAGGAGATCACGCGGGGCGACATCCGCGCCGCCGCCCTGCTCGCGTTGCCGCATCGCCGTCGCCGCAACCCGTTTGACGAGCCAGGTCTCGACGAGCAGCTGCTCGACCAGCTCCTCGGCGATGACGACCCGCCACCTCCCCCACCGCCCGACGACCCCCCACCACCCGACGACTCCCCGCCCCCTCCCGCCGATCCGAGCGATAATCCCGCCGATCCGAGAGAAAATTCGCGCGATCCGAGAGAAACCGCGCAGGACGCGACGGACGGCCAGTCCGCGGCATCCGATAAACCGGGAGCGGCGCCGACCGGAGTGGCCAAGCCCCGCGGTGCGACGTACTCACCGCGGCTGCTGACCGCCCGCGGTATCGGCGAGGGTGCCGCCGGAAAGCGCAGCCGAGCACTCACTGCCACCGGCAAGACGGTCGGGGTCAGCGAGTACGCCGACGGCCGGCGCCTGCACCTGCCGGCCACACTTCGGGCGGCGGCGCCGCACCAGCACGCCCGCGGGCGCGACGGCGGCAAGCTGCTGGTGCACCCCCGCGACCTACGCCGCGCCCGCACCCAGGGCCGCGAGTCCAACCTCGTGCTGATCTGCGTCGACGCGTCCGGATCGATGGGCGCGCGCAAGCGGATGGAACAGGTCAAAACTGCTGTGCTGTCGCTGCTGCTGGATGCCTATCGGCGTCGCGACAAAGTGGCCGTGATTGCGTTTCGCGGCCGCGGCGCCGAGCTGCTGCTGCCGCCCACGTCGTCGGTCGAGGCCGGGGCGCGACGGCTCGAAACTCTCCCGCATGGCGGCCGTACGCCGCTCGCCGAAGGCCTCGAGAGCGTGGCCCGGCTCATCGAGATCGAGCGGGTCCGCGACCCTAAGCGGCGTCCGCTCCTGGTGCTCGTCACCGACGGACGAGCCACGGCGGGAGACAACGCGGTGCGCCGCTCGCACCGTGCGGCCGCGCACCTCGCCGCAACCGGGCTCGACAGCGTCGTCATCGACTGCGAGACCGGCAAGATGCGCCTTGGGCTAGCCCGCCAGCTCGCCGTGCACCTCGATGCCGAATACCTCCCGGTCGGCGACCTCGCCGCGCACGCCATTGTCGACGCGGTCGAGGCACGTGACCCCCGACCGCGGGCCGCCTGA